A stretch of Bradyrhizobium sp. AZCC 2262 DNA encodes these proteins:
- a CDS encoding ammonium transporter, whose amino-acid sequence MSFLLRGVGWRYVSALMVSCIIASPACAGGAKAPDTGDTAWVLVASALVLFMTLPGLALFYGGLVRARNLLSVLMHCFVICCVVSLLWAAFGYSLSFGHGGVLIGPLDNPFLVHLGNKALRGNLPEAVFALFQMTFAVITPALIIGAFPERVRFPFVLLFTMGWFVIVYLPVAHWVWGGGWAAAAGVIDFAGGIVVHTTAGVSALVAALMVGARAGFPRHVLPPHNPGMTVAGAGMLWVGWFGFNGGSALAADGSAGMAILATHFAASAAALTWMAVEWLCAGRPSSIGLVTGAVAGLATITPAAGFVGPTSAIAIGVAGGAVCFLTTIFVKHRLHIDDSLDVFSVHGVGGMLGSLLVAVFVARTLGGVGYAGTNLAGQLGAQTIGIAAAAAWSALATVALVKLVGAAVGVRVEAQDEYEGLDFASHGERAYDYGHSSARKPLRLMSPEAETDHSAEVKKNRR is encoded by the coding sequence ATGTCGTTCCTGCTGAGAGGCGTCGGTTGGCGCTATGTGTCCGCGCTGATGGTGTCGTGCATCATCGCCTCGCCAGCCTGTGCCGGCGGAGCAAAGGCGCCCGACACGGGTGACACGGCTTGGGTGTTGGTCGCGTCGGCGCTCGTGCTGTTCATGACGCTTCCCGGGCTCGCGTTGTTCTACGGCGGCCTGGTGCGCGCGCGGAATCTGCTCTCCGTACTGATGCATTGCTTCGTCATTTGCTGCGTGGTCTCGCTGCTCTGGGCAGCATTCGGCTACAGTCTTAGCTTCGGTCACGGCGGGGTGTTGATCGGTCCGCTCGACAACCCTTTCCTCGTCCATCTCGGCAACAAGGCGCTGCGCGGCAACTTGCCGGAGGCGGTGTTCGCACTGTTTCAGATGACCTTCGCCGTCATCACCCCTGCGCTCATAATCGGCGCGTTCCCGGAACGCGTGCGCTTTCCGTTTGTCCTGCTGTTCACGATGGGATGGTTCGTTATCGTCTATTTGCCGGTTGCGCATTGGGTTTGGGGGGGCGGCTGGGCCGCGGCCGCGGGCGTCATCGATTTCGCCGGAGGCATCGTTGTCCACACCACCGCCGGCGTCAGTGCGCTGGTCGCGGCCCTCATGGTCGGCGCGCGCGCCGGCTTCCCGCGCCACGTGTTGCCGCCGCACAACCCGGGCATGACTGTGGCAGGCGCGGGCATGCTGTGGGTCGGCTGGTTCGGCTTCAACGGCGGCAGCGCATTGGCGGCCGACGGCTCGGCCGGCATGGCCATTCTTGCCACGCATTTTGCCGCATCGGCGGCAGCGCTCACCTGGATGGCGGTCGAATGGCTTTGCGCAGGCAGACCGAGCTCGATCGGTCTCGTGACCGGCGCCGTCGCCGGCCTTGCCACCATCACGCCGGCGGCGGGCTTCGTCGGGCCGACGAGTGCTATCGCCATCGGCGTGGCCGGCGGCGCCGTCTGCTTCCTGACCACGATTTTTGTCAAGCATCGGCTGCACATCGACGATTCGCTCGACGTCTTCTCCGTGCATGGCGTCGGCGGCATGCTCGGCTCCTTGCTGGTGGCGGTGTTCGTGGCGCGCACGCTGGGTGGCGTTGGCTACGCTGGCACGAACTTAGCAGGCCAGCTCGGCGCGCAAACGATCGGTATAGCCGCAGCGGCGGCGTGGTCGGCGCTGGCCACCGTCGCGCTCGTTAAGTTGGTCGGCGCCGCCGTCGGCGTCCGCGTCGAGGCGCAGGACGAATATGAAGGATTAGACTTCGCCTCGCACGGCGAGCGCGCCTACGACTACGGACACTCCTCCGCGAGAAAGCCCCTTCGCCTTATGAGCCCCGAAGCGGAAACAGACCACTCTGCGGAGGTCAAGAAGAACCGCAGGTGA
- a CDS encoding response regulator transcription factor — MPDIGRANAKNARLTEIPLISIVDDHSLIRSAIEDLVRSLGFSACTFASAESFLQSSSMRETGCLILDVQMPKMSGIDLQDHLSQNGFDIPIIFITAYSDEATKERALSAGAICFLRKPLDIGRRLIDCLHAALDRGRGPAPVN, encoded by the coding sequence ATGCCTGATATTGGACGTGCAAATGCCAAAAATGCGCGGTTGACAGAAATCCCGCTTATCTCGATCGTCGACGACCACTCTTTGATCCGGTCGGCCATTGAAGATCTCGTGAGATCGCTCGGATTTTCAGCGTGCACCTTCGCATCAGCTGAATCGTTTCTGCAGTCATCATCGATGAGGGAAACGGGATGCCTGATATTGGACGTGCAAATGCCAAAAATGAGCGGGATAGACCTGCAGGACCACTTGTCTCAAAACGGCTTTGACATTCCGATTATCTTCATCACGGCCTATTCCGACGAGGCCACTAAGGAGCGCGCGCTGAGCGCCGGAGCTATCTGCTTCCTCCGAAAGCCATTAGACATCGGGCGTCGCCTTATCGACTGTCTTCACGCGGCGCTCGACAGAGGCAGGGGACCTGCTCCGGTGAACTAG